A window of the Zeugodacus cucurbitae isolate PBARC_wt_2022May chromosome 2, idZeuCucr1.2, whole genome shotgun sequence genome harbors these coding sequences:
- the LOC128919930 gene encoding uncharacterized protein LOC128919930, which yields MNDEKLIEEVRAREILYNKACVGYRVPSRKRDAWVSVAKELGATEEQCSKRWLTLRERFSREVRKMEAPSGSGASNAETWPLFDNMSFLKQYIQPRPNRCTTNILDDMFSQELLEPISFECSQTNLSSPSELSFSTPIRKRVKKTNSDDDGCFKEACELYKSMCAERSKGSEAVVVWCYVDLYHER from the exons ATGaatgatgaaaaattaatagaagaagTGCGGGcgcgtgaaattttatataacaagGCCTGCGTAGGCTACCGAGTGCCGAGCCGGAAGAGGGACGCGTGGGTAAGCGTGGCGAAGGAGCTAGGTGCTACTG aAGAGCAGTGCTCGAAGAGGTGGCTGACTCTAAGGGAAAGATTCAGTAGGGAGGTAAGGAAAATGGAGGCACCATCAGGAAGTGGGGCGAGTAACGCCGAAACCTGGCCATTGTTCGATAATATGAgctttttaaaacaatatatacagCCCAGACc AAATCGTTGCACCACAAACATTTTAGATGATATGTTTTCGCAGGAGCTGTTGGAGCCAATTAGTTTTGAATGTTCTCAGACTAATTTATCATCGCCTTCGGAGTTGTCGTTTTCAACTCCGATCCGGAAAAgagtaaagaaaacaaacagCGATGACGACGGCTGCTTCAAAGAAGCGTGCGAGCTATACAAAAGCATGTGTGCAGAGAGGAGCAAAGGCAGCGAGGCGGTGGTCGTTTGGTGTTATGTTGACCTCTATCATGAACGataa